The genomic window GTTCCTTGTGAAGCGTGCGCCACCCCTTTCATCCCCGCTCGGATCTCTGTCACAGGAGGACCTGCTTCTTTGCATTCTTCTTTCCCGCCCCTGCGCCATTCTGGGTGGCTCGTATCGCCGTTGAGGGTCTCCTTGATTTCATCTCGTATGCATCATCTACGTTACCTGCtcacttcttcctcctctctgtctcaACTGAGATTCGTCACGCTTCCCAGCTTACACCGCTTTCATCTCTCCGCCAACACATCCAACATGGCCAAGGGTAAGCGCTCCGCTGACGCCAAGGGCAGCCAGAAGCGCcagaagaaggtgctgcgcgacaacaTTCGTGGCATcacgcgcggctgcgtccgccgtatggcgcgccgcggtggtgtAAAGCGCATCTCGGGAGACCtctacgaggaggtgcgccgcgtgctgaAGGCCTACGTGGAGGAcattgtgcgctgcagcacggcctACACCGAGTACGCGCGCAAGAAGACAGTCACGGCGGCCGATGTCGTGaatgcgctgcgcaagcgcggCCACATCCTGTACGGCTACGCGTAAATCAATCGTGCCTCGCTCTTTCGCATACTCA from Leishmania braziliensis MHOM/BR/75/M2904 complete genome, chromosome 31 includes these protein-coding regions:
- a CDS encoding histone H4 codes for the protein MAKGKRSADAKGSQKRQKKVLRDNIRGITRGCVRRMARRGGVKRISGDLYEEVRRVLKAYVEDIVRCSTAYTEYARKKTVTAADVVNALRKRGHILYGYA